The following coding sequences lie in one Arachis hypogaea cultivar Tifrunner chromosome 9, arahy.Tifrunner.gnm2.J5K5, whole genome shotgun sequence genomic window:
- the LOC112712292 gene encoding WUSCHEL-related homeobox 13 isoform X1: MFAPFMIEWQKQLQNNEKADRTNNNMVFVKVMTDEQLETLRKQIAVYATLCDQLVEMHRTLSTHHDLAGVRVGNIYCDSLMTSAGQKITSRQRWTPTPLQLQILERIFDQGNGTPSKEKIKEITSELSHHGQISETNVYNWFQNRRARSKRKLQNNVPHTTIEPEVDAEVDSKDKKTRPEELIDSQQQQHSTIMMTNASAANRSEKLCFQNPELQYLNNQHPNKNNKSDPIFTSDGTLRPLRNFSRMPVFDDVLSNSRGDYLDGKMEVGGMYNLYQQGGDYNLGG, encoded by the exons ATGTTTGCgcctttt ATGATAGAATGGCAGAAGCAGTTACAGAATAATGAGAAGGCAGATCGTACTAACAACAATATGGTGTTTGTGAAGGTTATGACTGATGAACAGTTAGAGACTCTGAGGAAGCAGATTGCGGTTTATGCCACTCTCTGCGACCAGCTCGTTGAGATGCATAGAACACTCTCCACTCACCACGATCTTGCag GAGTTCGGGTGGGGAATATATACTGCGATTCATTGATGACATCAGCAGGGCAGAAAATAACGTCTAGGCAAAGGTGGACACCAACACCATTGCAGCTTCAAATTCTTGAGCGTATATTTGATCAAGGGAATGGAACTCCAAGCAAGGAGAAGATTAAAGAGATTACTTCTGAACTTAGCCACCATGGCCAGATTTCTGAAACAAATGTATACAATTGGTTCCAAAACAGGCGTGCAAGATCAAAGAGGAAGCTTCAAAATAATGTGCCACATACTACTATTGAACCAGAAGTAGATGCTGAGGTTGATTCTAAGGATAAGAAGACAAGGCCAGAGGAGTTAATTGattcccaacaacaacaacatagtaCCATCATGATGACCAATGCTTCTGCTGCTAATCGGTCAGAAAAGTTGTGCTTTCAAAACCCTGAGTTGCAGTATTTGAATAATCAACATCCAAACAAGAACAACAAATCAGATCCCATTTTCACATCAGATGGCACTCTAAGACCCTTAAGGAATTTTAGTCGTATGCCTGTTTTTGATGATGTTCTATCAAACTCAA gGGGAGATTATCTAGATGGAAAAATGGAAGTAGGTGGAATGTATAATTTATATCAGCAAGGAGGAGACTACAACTTGGGGGGTTGA
- the LOC112712292 gene encoding WUSCHEL-related homeobox 13 isoform X4 — protein sequence MIEWQKQLQNNEKADRTNNNMVFVKVMTDEQLETLRKQIAVYATLCDQLVEMHRTLSTHHDLAGVRVGNIYCDSLMTSAGQKITSRQRWTPTPLQLQILERIFDQGNGTPSKEKIKEITSELSHHGQISETNVYNWFQNRRARSKRKLQNNVPHTTIEPEVDAEVDSKDKKTRPEELIDSQQQQHSTIMMTNASAANRSEKLCFQNPELQYLNNQHPNKNNKSDPIFTSDGTLRPLRNFSRMPVFDDVLSNSRGDYLDGKMEVGGMYNLYQQGGDYNLGG from the exons ATGATAGAATGGCAGAAGCAGTTACAGAATAATGAGAAGGCAGATCGTACTAACAACAATATGGTGTTTGTGAAGGTTATGACTGATGAACAGTTAGAGACTCTGAGGAAGCAGATTGCGGTTTATGCCACTCTCTGCGACCAGCTCGTTGAGATGCATAGAACACTCTCCACTCACCACGATCTTGCag GAGTTCGGGTGGGGAATATATACTGCGATTCATTGATGACATCAGCAGGGCAGAAAATAACGTCTAGGCAAAGGTGGACACCAACACCATTGCAGCTTCAAATTCTTGAGCGTATATTTGATCAAGGGAATGGAACTCCAAGCAAGGAGAAGATTAAAGAGATTACTTCTGAACTTAGCCACCATGGCCAGATTTCTGAAACAAATGTATACAATTGGTTCCAAAACAGGCGTGCAAGATCAAAGAGGAAGCTTCAAAATAATGTGCCACATACTACTATTGAACCAGAAGTAGATGCTGAGGTTGATTCTAAGGATAAGAAGACAAGGCCAGAGGAGTTAATTGattcccaacaacaacaacatagtaCCATCATGATGACCAATGCTTCTGCTGCTAATCGGTCAGAAAAGTTGTGCTTTCAAAACCCTGAGTTGCAGTATTTGAATAATCAACATCCAAACAAGAACAACAAATCAGATCCCATTTTCACATCAGATGGCACTCTAAGACCCTTAAGGAATTTTAGTCGTATGCCTGTTTTTGATGATGTTCTATCAAACTCAA gGGGAGATTATCTAGATGGAAAAATGGAAGTAGGTGGAATGTATAATTTATATCAGCAAGGAGGAGACTACAACTTGGGGGGTTGA
- the LOC112712292 gene encoding WUSCHEL-related homeobox 13 isoform X3: MIQMIEWQKQLQNNEKADRTNNNMVFVKVMTDEQLETLRKQIAVYATLCDQLVEMHRTLSTHHDLAGVRVGNIYCDSLMTSAGQKITSRQRWTPTPLQLQILERIFDQGNGTPSKEKIKEITSELSHHGQISETNVYNWFQNRRARSKRKLQNNVPHTTIEPEVDAEVDSKDKKTRPEELIDSQQQQHSTIMMTNASAANRSEKLCFQNPELQYLNNQHPNKNNKSDPIFTSDGTLRPLRNFSRMPVFDDVLSNSRGDYLDGKMEVGGMYNLYQQGGDYNLGG; this comes from the exons ATGATCCAA ATGATAGAATGGCAGAAGCAGTTACAGAATAATGAGAAGGCAGATCGTACTAACAACAATATGGTGTTTGTGAAGGTTATGACTGATGAACAGTTAGAGACTCTGAGGAAGCAGATTGCGGTTTATGCCACTCTCTGCGACCAGCTCGTTGAGATGCATAGAACACTCTCCACTCACCACGATCTTGCag GAGTTCGGGTGGGGAATATATACTGCGATTCATTGATGACATCAGCAGGGCAGAAAATAACGTCTAGGCAAAGGTGGACACCAACACCATTGCAGCTTCAAATTCTTGAGCGTATATTTGATCAAGGGAATGGAACTCCAAGCAAGGAGAAGATTAAAGAGATTACTTCTGAACTTAGCCACCATGGCCAGATTTCTGAAACAAATGTATACAATTGGTTCCAAAACAGGCGTGCAAGATCAAAGAGGAAGCTTCAAAATAATGTGCCACATACTACTATTGAACCAGAAGTAGATGCTGAGGTTGATTCTAAGGATAAGAAGACAAGGCCAGAGGAGTTAATTGattcccaacaacaacaacatagtaCCATCATGATGACCAATGCTTCTGCTGCTAATCGGTCAGAAAAGTTGTGCTTTCAAAACCCTGAGTTGCAGTATTTGAATAATCAACATCCAAACAAGAACAACAAATCAGATCCCATTTTCACATCAGATGGCACTCTAAGACCCTTAAGGAATTTTAGTCGTATGCCTGTTTTTGATGATGTTCTATCAAACTCAA gGGGAGATTATCTAGATGGAAAAATGGAAGTAGGTGGAATGTATAATTTATATCAGCAAGGAGGAGACTACAACTTGGGGGGTTGA
- the LOC112712292 gene encoding WUSCHEL-related homeobox 13 isoform X2, which yields MVVKMIEWQKQLQNNEKADRTNNNMVFVKVMTDEQLETLRKQIAVYATLCDQLVEMHRTLSTHHDLAGVRVGNIYCDSLMTSAGQKITSRQRWTPTPLQLQILERIFDQGNGTPSKEKIKEITSELSHHGQISETNVYNWFQNRRARSKRKLQNNVPHTTIEPEVDAEVDSKDKKTRPEELIDSQQQQHSTIMMTNASAANRSEKLCFQNPELQYLNNQHPNKNNKSDPIFTSDGTLRPLRNFSRMPVFDDVLSNSRGDYLDGKMEVGGMYNLYQQGGDYNLGG from the exons ATGGTGGTGAAGATGATAGAATGGCAGAAGCAGTTACAGAATAATGAGAAGGCAGATCGTACTAACAACAATATGGTGTTTGTGAAGGTTATGACTGATGAACAGTTAGAGACTCTGAGGAAGCAGATTGCGGTTTATGCCACTCTCTGCGACCAGCTCGTTGAGATGCATAGAACACTCTCCACTCACCACGATCTTGCag GAGTTCGGGTGGGGAATATATACTGCGATTCATTGATGACATCAGCAGGGCAGAAAATAACGTCTAGGCAAAGGTGGACACCAACACCATTGCAGCTTCAAATTCTTGAGCGTATATTTGATCAAGGGAATGGAACTCCAAGCAAGGAGAAGATTAAAGAGATTACTTCTGAACTTAGCCACCATGGCCAGATTTCTGAAACAAATGTATACAATTGGTTCCAAAACAGGCGTGCAAGATCAAAGAGGAAGCTTCAAAATAATGTGCCACATACTACTATTGAACCAGAAGTAGATGCTGAGGTTGATTCTAAGGATAAGAAGACAAGGCCAGAGGAGTTAATTGattcccaacaacaacaacatagtaCCATCATGATGACCAATGCTTCTGCTGCTAATCGGTCAGAAAAGTTGTGCTTTCAAAACCCTGAGTTGCAGTATTTGAATAATCAACATCCAAACAAGAACAACAAATCAGATCCCATTTTCACATCAGATGGCACTCTAAGACCCTTAAGGAATTTTAGTCGTATGCCTGTTTTTGATGATGTTCTATCAAACTCAA gGGGAGATTATCTAGATGGAAAAATGGAAGTAGGTGGAATGTATAATTTATATCAGCAAGGAGGAGACTACAACTTGGGGGGTTGA